CGCGAGGACCACGTCGACACGCTCTTCATCATCATGACCGCGCAGAACACGATGGCGAACGCCATCGAGGCGACCAAGCGCGGGGCCTACGATTACTTGACCAAGCCGTTCAACCTCGACGAGGTGGAGCTCCTCGTCGGGCGGGCCATGGAGCTGCGCCACCTGACGCGCGACCTCGAGCGGCTTCGCGGCGAGCTCGAGCAGCGCAACGAGCTGGTCATCGGCCGGACCTCCGCGATGCAGGAGGTCTACAAGGTGATCGGGCGGGTCGCCCCGACGGATGCGACGGTGCTCATCCAGGGCGAGACCGGCACCGGAAAGGAGCTCCTCGCCAAGACGATCCACCATCACTCCGAGCGGCGCGGGCCCTTCGTCGCGCTCAACTGTCCCGGCATCCCCACCGAGCTGCTCGAGAGCGAGCTCTTCGGCTACGAGCGCGGCGCCTTCACGGGGGCGGTCGAGCGACGCATCGGCAAGTTCGAGGCCGCCGCCGGCGGGACCCTGCTGCTCGACGAGATCGCCGACATGCCCCTCGCCCTTCAGGCCAAGCTCCTGCGCGTCCTCCAGGAGCGCGAGTTCACGCGGGTCGGGGGGCGCGATGCGCTGCGCGCCGACGTGCGCATCATCGCCGCCTCGAACCAGGACCTCGAGGCGGCGGTCCGGGCCGGGCGCTTCCGCGACGACCTCTTCTTCCGCCTGAACGTCGTGCGCCTCACCCTCCCGCCGTTGCGCGATCGGCGCGGCGACATCCCGGACCTCATCCAGTTCTTCATCGACAAGTTCAACCGCGACCTCGGCACCGCGATCGTCGGCGTGAGCGACGACGTCCGCGAGCTCCTCATGCGCCACACCTGGCCCGGCAACGTGCGCGAGCTCGAGAACGCCCTCCTGCGCGCCGCGGTGCTCGCCCGGGGCCGCACGCTCGTGCCCGAAGACTTCGCGCTCGCCGGCCAGCCGCGGCAGAGCTCCGCCGAGGTGCTGCCGCTCGAGGAAGCCGTGCGCCACCGCCTGGCCGAGCTCCTCGAGCGCGACGCCGGGGTACCGGTGGGTGAGCTCCACGCCACGCTCATCAGCGCCGTCGAGCGGCCGCTCATCGAGATCGTGCTCGAGCGTTCGGGCGGCAACCAGGTGAAGGCCGCCGAGATGCTCGGCATCAACCGCAACACGCTGCGCAAGAAGATCACCGAGCTCGGCATCGAGGTCCGGCGGCTCGTGTCGCGCTAGGTGCTGCGCCTCCCGCCGCTCTATGCGATCGTCGACCCCCTCGACACGGGCGCCGACCCCGTCGAGCTCGCGGCCGCGTTGCTGGCGGGCGGCGCCCGACTCCTGCAGCTCAGGCTGAAGGAGGCGACTTCCCGGGAGCTGCTCCGCGTGGCCGAGGCGATCCGGTCCCACGCTCGTGCCGCGGGCGCCGTGTTCCTGGTGAACGACCGTCCCGACATCGCTCGTGCGGTCGACGCCGACGGCGTGCACCTCGGGCAGGACGACCTCCCGGTTGCCGCCGCGCGGCGCATCCTCGGCCCGGGGCGGCTGATCGGCGTCTCGACGCACGACGTGGAGGAAGCACGGGTGGCCGAGGCGGCGGGCGCCGACTATATCGCCGTCGGGCCCATCTACGCGACGACGAGCAAGACGAGCGCCCTCGCGCCCCGCGGGCTCGAGCTCGTCCGCGCTGTGCGCGCTTGCGTGCCGCGACCGCTGGTCGCGATCGGCGGGATCAGCCCGGACACCGCTCCGCCAGTCCGCCGCGCCGGCGCGGACGCCGTCGCCATGATCGCCGCGCTCGTCCGTGCACCGGACATCGCCGCCGCGGTGCGGGGGGCGTTGGCCCGGCTCGGCGATGCGTAGCGACGCCGACCCGCCGGATCAGCGGCCGAGCTTCCCGATAGCAAAATCGGTGGTCCCGATCCGAAACCCCAGCGCGTCGTGGAGCGTCTTGTAGAGCAGGGCCAAGGTCGGGCGATCGAGCTCCTCGACGATGGCCCTCACCTTCTCTTCCGCTCGCTCGCGCGGGGTCATCGGCTTCTCATCCCTGGCCATCTACAGCTTCACTTCGAGCGCTGGCCGAACCGACGCTTGGGGTCCCGCGATTCCGCCGCTCGTAGCGAGGAGGCGGACTCCGGCGCCGAGGGAGCAGGTCCAGCGACTGCTGCCGGAAGCTTGGCCGGGGGCCCGCACAGGTTGGCGACCGCGAGCCATCCTTCGAGCGCGTTGCGCGTGGCCCGAACCCGGTATCGCGTGCCCTCGGGCCCGCGCGGCCGCCAGGCCAGAATCTCGACCTCGCTGCCGTCGCTCAGGCTCCCGAGCGCGTTCGTGCCGGTGTCGTCCGTCAATGTCACGCCGGCGGAATTGCCTCCCGCACAAGCCACGCGCACGCGGCGGCCGACGGCGAAGACGGGAACACGCACGCGCTCCGAGGAGGGCCCGCGAGAAGGGCCCTGGGCGAATCGCATCTTACCTCCTTGGTCGCGGCCTGAATGGGCGCCAACCGCGCGGAGGCCGTTGAGCGCGAGGCGGTCTCGGACCGAGAGGCCAGCGGTGGAAGATCGCCGAAGTCACCCGGAACGACGGAAGTTTCATAATACTCTTACTCCGCGGCATTGTCAAATTAACCTGGCGTGGGCAGTTAGCGGTCCACATCCACCGCACGCATTGACCCTGCGCGTTGATCCCTTTTTCACCTCGGCCTTGCAGCCTCATCACGAGCCCGATACAAGAACCCGTGAGCCCGTTTTGAGCCCCGCAGCGCGATCTGTGCGGGGGCCCGGTCCCCACCCACGCGTGCTCGGCGCGGACTCTGGAAGGAGAATCCCGCCATGGCCGTGGACGACGCCGATGACTTCGTGCCGTTCCAGGACGTCAGAGTCATCAGGTCAACGGCTCCGGCCCTGCTCTGCGGGATCAGAGACAAGCGCGTCTGGCTCTCACGCGCGCACATCAGCGGCAAACTCTGGTGCGCGGGTGATCGCGGCACACTCTTCATCCGGCGCTGGGTCGCTCGCGACCGGTGCCTGATCGATCCACCGGGCCCGGACGCCGTTCGGCTCCCGGAGCCGTCCATCTCGCAGCAACCCTTGACGGGTCGGCTGCGCGTGGTGCGCGCCGATCGGAACCCCTCTCAACGATGACGAGCGGAATGACCGCGTTCAGACAACCACCGACCGACTGCGACAACATGAACCATCGGCGCGCCAACTCGCCGGTGCCGCACTGTCCGCAGTGCGGCAAGGTCGTGAACCGAGAGATCCCACGCTGGCAGTGCAGCGACGCGCAACACGCCGTCGCACGGCGCCAGGGGTCGGCGTTCTGCGTCGGATGCGGCGCGCAGCTCGTCGTCAGGCGACCCTGACGACGACGGAAGGAGACCTCCATGGCGTTCGCACGGTTCGACCCCTGCCCGCACTGCCAGGCCCCGCTCTCGTTCCTCGAAGGGGTCGCAGGCAGTCAGATGAATCCGCAGTGCCCGTGCTGCCACCAGGTCGTGCCGGTGACGCGCGCGACGTTCCTGATGGCGGACCATTCGCGGGCCGCATCGGTACCGAAGACGGCGAGTGGCCGA
This DNA window, taken from Deltaproteobacteria bacterium, encodes the following:
- a CDS encoding sigma-54-dependent Fis family transcriptional regulator, with the protein product MPATPGNILIADDEESIRWVLERACAKDGHTVHAVASGREALAALRERAYDVALIDIKMPDLSGLDVLTRAREDHVDTLFIIMTAQNTMANAIEATKRGAYDYLTKPFNLDEVELLVGRAMELRHLTRDLERLRGELEQRNELVIGRTSAMQEVYKVIGRVAPTDATVLIQGETGTGKELLAKTIHHHSERRGPFVALNCPGIPTELLESELFGYERGAFTGAVERRIGKFEAAAGGTLLLDEIADMPLALQAKLLRVLQEREFTRVGGRDALRADVRIIAASNQDLEAAVRAGRFRDDLFFRLNVVRLTLPPLRDRRGDIPDLIQFFIDKFNRDLGTAIVGVSDDVRELLMRHTWPGNVRELENALLRAAVLARGRTLVPEDFALAGQPRQSSAEVLPLEEAVRHRLAELLERDAGVPVGELHATLISAVERPLIEIVLERSGGNQVKAAEMLGINRNTLRKKITELGIEVRRLVSR
- the thiE gene encoding thiamine phosphate synthase, whose product is MRLPPLYAIVDPLDTGADPVELAAALLAGGARLLQLRLKEATSRELLRVAEAIRSHARAAGAVFLVNDRPDIARAVDADGVHLGQDDLPVAAARRILGPGRLIGVSTHDVEEARVAEAAGADYIAVGPIYATTSKTSALAPRGLELVRAVRACVPRPLVAIGGISPDTAPPVRRAGADAVAMIAALVRAPDIAAAVRGALARLGDA